The Pelmatolapia mariae isolate MD_Pm_ZW linkage group LG2, Pm_UMD_F_2, whole genome shotgun sequence sequence AGTTAACTGATACAGCTGTTTATTACTGTATCAAAGTAAGAAGGCGCAACATGACATTTTTGAAAGGAACTTTTCTTCGAGTCAAAGGTAAGTGAAAGAGAAACAGCAAAACTAATGTGTCAACCACAGCAAAATTATTTACCGTTTTCATATGTTTATTTGCACAATTCCTGAAGACACACTACTtcaatatattattattattattatgatatatttgtatttaactGAATGTaatgaaacatatttttttatttcataggACCCGACCCAGGCATCACTGGTGTCACTCAAGACTTTTTGTCTAATCCAGTCCATCCAGGAGACCCAGTAACTCTGCAGTGTTCAGTCCTCTCTAATTCTGAGAACAGAACATGTACAGAAGATCACAGTGTGTACTGGTACAGAGCCAAACCAGATGAATCTCATCCAAGTTTAATGTACAGTCACAGAAACAATGGTTATGACTGTAAGGGGAGTCCTGAGGCTCCCTCCCAGCAGAAATGTGTCTACAGCTTCTCCAGGAACGTCAGCTCCTCTGATACTGGAACTTATTACTGTGCTGTGGCCACGTGTGGAGAGATACTGTTTGGAAATGGAACAAAACTCAATATTGAAGGtaagtgttttttgtattaaaataaaaaataaaatatataaaagtttatattttatttagttttgactaCAATGGATTTAGATGAAGTATATCAGCACATAATAATTGATGAATTTATGtgtataaattataaatattattacatttcagtttcattatttcattatttcacATTAAATAAGAGCTTTTTTCAATATAGTTCCAGTCGTCCATCATTGGGATTTGACCAACACAGTTCTCATTTTGCTATGTGTTGCTCTCAGTATAAGCCTGATTGTCATAGCCTTCCTCATTTACAccatcaaagaaaaaaacaaaacctcgGGTAAGAAGAGTTACTTCTATATCGATTTCTTGAATAGTATTTGGTTAAGTCATACTTATTTACAACTGATTTGTAAAGTAAAATACAGTGAAACATTTGCTTCTGATCACTTTTCACATTGTTTTAATCCAGCTGCTGCTTCTctacaaacaaatacagaaacaaCTAGGGAAGAACGGCAAATTCATAAAGTAAGAAATTTTGCAATTAAAAGCCTGATAGAAAAATAAATCCAGCAGTTTTTAATGATAGTCTCCAGATGTGCATTTCAGTTGATAAAATTTAATGTATTTCTCAGAGAGATGAGGACTCATTGACTTATGCTGCACCAACCTTTACCAAGAGAAACACTCGCAAAGCAGAGAGAACAAATGCGAGAGCAACAGAGACACTTTGTATTTACTCTGATGTCAGAGCTTTTGAGTGTGGAAAAAGTGATGCTTAAGCAAAGCTTGTATTTCATCtccctttcttcttcactttggaCTGATATTTAATATTGGCATGCCCAGATTTCATTCACTGAGTCTGGATATTAAAAGCAGAAGAGAAAGACATTGAAATGATGACTATGTGAAAATAAATCCAGTAAgtcatcaaaaacaaaatgtgcttTGGAACAACTACAACATCAAATCTTtgtatttagtgttttttttaattcatgtcctattttcttcactttttttgttttgctttgtgacAACTGTAATAGAGATACAAAACACTGCATAGAAAGTTCTAAAATACCATTTTGTTGTGTGAGCACTTTGTATCTTTCAGCTGTTTATGTCAGGTGTTCAGAAAACAACTATTTGGCACCTTTTTGGACCTGTTTGGTTTGTGATTCAAGTTTTTCACCCTGCATGAAATGCTTTTTATGTATGTTCAGTAGGATCTTGCTGAAGCTTTAATAAAACACTCAAATGATATCTGAAGCATGCTTGGTTTCTCAGATTTCCTCCATAGATTATAATTAATTTGTATATATGAGAAGTAACTTTACGTATAAGGTCCACAGCTTCCTGTTGCAAAGTAATGCTAGTGCGATGCTAGTCTGTTAATGTGCAACACAAGAGCTCTGA is a genomic window containing:
- the LOC134633705 gene encoding uncharacterized protein LOC134633705; its protein translation is MILFVINFSGCSDHQIFDTKNVAVGENVTVNCSRDRLWHSTHLFWIRLVSQSFPEIVGSTVSYDSPTIEKTHHITTKQEPETFVLHINRTQLTDTAVYYCIKVRRRNMTFLKGTFLRVKGPDPGITGVTQDFLSNPVHPGDPVTLQCSVLSNSENRTCTEDHSVYWYRAKPDESHPSLMYSHRNNGYDCKGSPEAPSQQKCVYSFSRNVSSSDTGTYYCAVATCGEILFGNGTKLNIEV